One Lycium barbarum isolate Lr01 chromosome 5, ASM1917538v2, whole genome shotgun sequence genomic window carries:
- the LOC132640406 gene encoding probable methyltransferase PMT23, with protein sequence MAISSSMKNLFKERKIPFLFSFFLLLIFVTFILISNSQKSPIYITTDISQHHFASPSLPFSSNPINSQESQTQLNPISNNSTPSNDVQSNDTKNDELDVLSNDTKKDELDVEKFDDWRLCKGLGLVAVDYIPCLDNWEAIKALKSRRHMEHRERHCPDPSPRCLIPLPDGYKVPVPWPKSRDMIWYNNVPHPKLVEYKKDQNWVVKSGDYLVFPGGGTQFKNGVTNYIESIQKAFPEIEWGKHIRVILDVGCGVASFGGYLLDKNVITMSFAPKDEHEAQIQFALERGIPATLSVIGTRKLPYPDNAYDMIHCARCRVHWDGDGGKPLMELNRILRPGGYFIWSATPVYRDDERDKRVWKAMVALTEAICWKVVKKTFFDSAGVGLIIYQKPVSSSCYENRRENNRPLCDQNNRSNSSWYASLDSCLVPLPTSSNGNTYKWPAPWPQRLNSKPERLSLTTDAEDVFDQDTKHWAALVSDVYLGGLAINWSSVRNVMDMNAGYGGFASAIIDRPLWVMNVVPISGPDTLSIIFDRGLIGIYHDWCESFNTYPRTYDLLHSSFLFGNFTQRCDMVEVVVEMDRIVRPGGFVLVQDTLPMLNKLSSILQSLHWSVTLHQEQFLVGKKGFWRPHDKVRI encoded by the exons ATGGCCATATCATCATCCATGAAAAACCTCTTCAAAGAGCGCAAAATCCCATTTTTGttctcttttttccttttattaATCTTTGTCACTTTCATTCTCATTTCCAACTCTCAAAAATCACCTATTTACATTACCACCGACATTTCTCAACACCATTTTGCTAGTCCATCACTACCCTTTTCATCAAATCCAATAAATTCTCAAGAATCTCAAACTCAGTTGAATCCTATCAGTAATAATTCAACCCCATCTAATGATGTTCAATCAAATGATACAAAAAATGATGAATTGG ATGTTCTATCAAATGATACAAAAAAAGATGAATTGGATGTGGAGAAATTTGATGATTGGAGGCTATGTAAGGGTTTAGGTTTAGTGGCAGTTGATTATATACCTTGTCTTGATAATTGGGAGGCGATAAAGGCGTTGAAATCGAGGAGGCATATGGAGCATAGAGAAAGGCATTGTCCTGACCCGAGTCCGAGGTGTTTGATTCCATTGCCTGATGGGTATAAAGTGCCAGTTCCATGGCCTAAGAGCAGGGACATG ATATGGTACAACAATGTTCCTCATCCTAAGCTTGTGGAATATAAGAAGGACCAGAATTGGGTGGTCAAATCTGGTGATTATCTTGTTTTTCCTGGTGGTGGAACACAATTCAAGAATGGAGTCACAAACTATATCGAGTCCATTCAAAAG GCTTTTCCAGAAATTGAATGGGGAAAGCATATAAGGGTCATTTTAGATGTCGGTTGCGGTGTTGCTAGCTTTGGTGGTTATTTGCTGGATAAAAATGTCATTACTATGTCATTTGCACCAAAGGATGAACATGAGGCTCAGATACAGTTTGCACTCGAGCGTGGAATCCCGGCTACTCTCTCAGTCATTGGAACTCGAAAACTGCCATATCCAGATAATGCATATGATATGATTCATTGTGCAAGATGCAGGGTTCATTGGGATGGAGATG GGGGAAAACCATTGATGGAACTAAACAGGATTCTCAGGCCTGGAGGATATTTCATATGGTCAGCAACGCCAGTTTATCGGGATGACGAAAGAGATAAGAGAGTCTGGAAAG CAATGGTTGCCCTAACTGAAGCAATATGCTGGAAGGTGGTGAAGAAGACCTTTTTCGACTCAGCTGGTGTTGGGCTAATTATATATCAAAAGCCAGTTTCATCTTCTTGCTATGAAAACCGCAGAGAAAATAACCGACCTCTATGTGACCAGAACAACAGATCAAATAGTTCATG GTACGCGTCACTGGACAGCTGTCTTGTACCACTCCCCACGAGCAGCAATGGCAATACATATAAGTGGCCTGCACCCTGGCCTCAGAGGCTCAACAGTAAACCCGAGCGCTTATCCCTAACAACAGATGCTGAAGATGTTTTCGATCAGGACACGAAACACTGGGCAGCATTGGTGTCGGATGTTTACTTAGGTGGCCTAGCTATAAATTGGTCAAGCGTGAGGAACGTGATGGACATGAATGCTGGTTATGGAGG TTTTGCCTCAGCGATCATTGATCGACCCCTATGGGTAATGAACGTCGTTCCCATCAGTGGGCCAGATACTCTCTCCATTATCTTTGATAGAGGGCTGATTGGTATATACCATGACTGGTGCGAGTCCTTCAACACGTATCCTCGGACATACGATCTTCTACATTCCAGCTTCCTCTTTGGAAATTTTACTCAAAG ATGTGACATGGTGGAAGTAGTTGTGGAGATGGATAGAATAGTGAGACCAGGTGGATTTGTTTTAGTTCAAGACACATTGCCGATGCTTAACAAGCTTAGCTCAATTCTACAGTCACTTCATTGGTCGGTAACTCTGCATCAAGAGCAGTTTCTTGTTGGTAAGAAAGGATTTTGGCGTCCACATGACAAAGTCAGAATATGA
- the LOC132639176 gene encoding non-classical arabinogalactan protein 30-like → MTYCQTCDTYGSWSLSGAKPIASAKISVICKDYKKRVNFYKAFEANAYGYFYAELQGFKMGHSYLDHPLHSCRVKLVSSPQENCNVFSNINYGLNGAPLRFDDKVIDRSDYKAVIYTASPLAFRPTYCPPK, encoded by the coding sequence ATGACCTACTGCCAAACTTGTGATACCTACGGTTCATGGTCATTATCAGGAGCTAAGCCAATTGCATCAGCCAAAATTAGTGTTATATGCAAAGACTACAAGAAAAGAGTAAATTTTTACAAGGCATTTGAAGCAAATGCATATGGTTATTTCTATGCAGAGTTACAAGGTTTCAAAATGGGACATTCTTATCTTGATCATCCACTTCATTCTTGTCGTGTGAAACTGGTGTCTTCTCCTCAAGAAAATTGCAATGTTTTTAGTAACATTAATTATGGTCTTAATGGTGCACCACTAAGATTTGATGACAAAGTAATTGATCGAAGTGATTATAAGGCTGTCATTTATACTGCTAGTCCGTTGGCTTTTCGACCAACTTACTGCCCTCCTAAATAA
- the LOC132640408 gene encoding uncharacterized protein LOC132640408: protein MPEKVVTAETSNTVKAITFDVGHLYHLNSSDAPGMALVNTVFDGRGYPRWRRSIFLSLSVKRKFGFITGSKNIADSKKYSKTAKVLLDNLESPSPAKRALRFSPRQQ from the exons ATGCCTGAGAAAGTTGTAACAGCTGAAACCAGTAACACTGTGAAGGCTATCACCTTTGATGTAGGACATCTTTATCATCTTAACTCTAGTGATGCACCAGGAATGGCTTTAGTCAATACAGTTTTTGATGGGAGAGGATACCCAAGGTGGAGGAGATCTATCTTTCTATCATTATCTGTTAAAAGGAAATTTGGATTCATCACTG GTTCAAAGAATATTGCTGACAGCAAAAAATATTCTAAAACAGCTAAGGTGCTATTGGACAACTTGGAGTCTCCATCACCTGCAAAAAGAGCTCTCAGGTTCAGTCCAAGGCAGCAGTGA